The Borrelia coriaceae DNA window TTTATCTATTTGATCATCATGAGTTTTAAGTTCTAACTCTACATATCTACTAAATGAATTTATAAATTCTATTCCTAGAAGGCTACGAGCCATACTAAACTGACTCTTTAGATCACGGGCTTGCGCATTACTACTTGTCGCATGAAGTAAGATATTAGTCAGAGTATCTTCATGAATAGTAAGTTTATTGTCTCTAACATATTCAGAATTGTCTTTAACCGCTTCCCATTTGTGTCTCATCTTACTTACATTCGCTTTTGAGACACCCATTTCCTTTGCAATATTACTGTCATTAAGCTTTCCTTCCTTAAAATACACAATATAATCATCAAATGATTTCTTTAGCCTACTCATATCTTTAACACAAGTTAACCAATAAGTTAACAAAAATATAATTAATTAACATAAACTCTATAACAAAATAATAAACTTTGCAAAAACAATGCGTAAGCATCAATAATATAGACTGATTATAAAATAATAATCTATAATAACTTAGATCATGTATAAGATAGATAAGGAGAATATTATGCAAATATTTATCAAATTATTAGTACTTTGTAGTACATTATTCTTGTATTGTTGCAATTCGGATAAAATTAATGACATGTCTGATAAGACTATACCAATACCACATAAATTACCTATAATTACCTATAAAGGTCCAAGTAATCTACAGACGAAAACCCGTAAACCACCCGAAACAAAAACTGATACCTTAACTGCTGAGAATACTATCACTAATAAACCACCCGAAACAAGAACTGATACTTTAACTGCTGAGAATACTATCACTAATAAACCACCCGAAACAAGAGTTGCTACTTTAATTGATGATGAAAAGCAAAAATTTGACGTTCTTATAAATGCATTTAATAAAATGATAGAGTTAAAGCTATTACCAGATGATGAATTACAAAAAAGTCAAAACTTTTTAAATTGGATACGATCAACAGACGTACAAAAACAAAAAGAATTAGCTAATGCTTTTACTCTAGCCTATGATTTCTTAAAAGACAAAACATCCCTAACAATCAAATAATTTGACCATTACTCAATTTATAAATAATGCTTTGACTTGCAACGATACAAATCAATGTAATGATACATATACAAAATTCCAGATAGACGTATACAAACTTTTTTTAGAAATATTCTATACGGCACAATTAAAGCAAGCAATAACAATGAAGAAAGATTTCAAGATCTCAAGACAGAATTACTTAGACGGAATAATCATGTAAATTTTTTATTAGGAATAGAGAGGTTCGAAAGAAAAATAAGAATGCAACTAAAAAATG harbors:
- a CDS encoding DUF603 domain-containing protein yields the protein MSRLKKSFDDYIVYFKEGKLNDSNIAKEMGVSKANVSKMRHKWEAVKDNSEYVRDNKLTIHEDTLTNILLHATSSNAQARDLKSQFSMARSLLGIEFINSFSRYVELELKTHDDQIDKIESKIISLSKECEHSQEENSNEDLTLQLSQLKKEREVKKMQLYYEMLQKLKATDVESRFKFQV
- a CDS encoding Mlp family lipoprotein, producing the protein MQIFIKLLVLCSTLFLYCCNSDKINDMSDKTIPIPHKLPIITYKGPSNLQTKTRKPPETKTDTLTAENTITNKPPETRTDTLTAENTITNKPPETRVATLIDDEKQKFDVLINAFNKMIELKLLPDDELQKSQNFLNWIRSTDVQKQKELANAFTLAYDFLKDKTSLTIK